One Meleagris gallopavo isolate NT-WF06-2002-E0010 breed Aviagen turkey brand Nicholas breeding stock chromosome 11, Turkey_5.1, whole genome shotgun sequence genomic region harbors:
- the LOC100551374 gene encoding deoxyribodipyrimidine photo-lyase-like, translating into MPRGSGKGRKERDAGREKEEAEAGAVGSLEAAVREARSRAAPSVRDFRYNKQRARLVSRGSELKEGAECILYWMCRDQRVQDNWAFLYAQRLALKQELPLRVCFCLVPTFLDATIRHYGFMLRGLREVAEECAELDIPFHLLLGCPKDVLPSFVVEHSVGGLVTDFCPLRVPRQWVEEVKERLPEDVPFAQVDAHNIVPCWVTSPKQEYSARTIRAKIHSKLPEFLTEFPPVIRHPHPPPNPPEPIAWDACYSSLQVDHTVTEVAWATPGTAAGLAMLQSFITKRLKSFGSQRNDPNKAALSNLSPWFHFGQVSTQRAILEVQKHRCAYKESVDAFVEEAVVRRELAENFCYYNENYDSVRGAYDWAQSTLKLHAKDKRPFLYELPQLEQATTHDPLWNAAQLQMVQEGKMHGFLRMYWAKKILEWTRSPEEALQFAIYLNDRYELDGMDPNGYVGCLWSICGIHDQGWKERDVFGKIRYMNYAGCKRKFDVDQFESRYTHCK; encoded by the exons ATGCCGCGGGGCAGtgggaaggggagaaaggagCGGGATGcggggagggagaaggaggaggcGGAGGCCGGGGCCGTGGGCTCGCTGGAGGCCGCGGTGCGGGAAGCCCGGAGCAGGGCAGCCCCGTCGGTGCGGGATTTCCGCTACAACAAGCAGCGGGCCCGGCTCGTGTCCCGGGGCTCCGAGCTGAAAGAAGGCGCCGAGTGCATCCTCTATTGGATGTGCCGGGACCAGCGGGTGCAAG ATAACTGGGCTTTCCTCTACGCCCAGCGCCTGGCCCTCAAGCAAGAGCTGCCTCTGCGGGTCTGCTTCTGCCTGGTGCCCACGTTCCTGGATGCCACCATCCGCCACTATGGCTTCATGCTGAGGGGGCTGCGGGAAGTGGCCGAG GAGTGTGCAGAGCTGGACATCCCCTTCcacctgctgctgggctgccccAAGGACGTGCTGCCCAGCTTTGTGGTAGAGCACAGTGTGGGAGGGCTGGTGACAGACTTCTGTCCCCTCCGTGTCCCCCGGCAGTGGGTGGAGGAGGTCAAGGAGCGATTGCCTGAGGACGTGCCCTTTGCACAG GTGGATGCCCACAACATTGTGCCCTGCTGGGTCACATCCCCCAAGCAGGAATACAGCGCCAGGACCATCCGGGCCAAGATCCACAGCAAGCTCCCAGAGTTCCTCACCGAGTTCCCTCCTGTTATTCGGCACCCACATCCACCACCCAACCCCCCAGAG CCCATTGCGTGGGATGCCTGCTACTCCAGCCTCCAGGTGGACCACACGGTGACAGAGGTGGCATGGGCGacccctggcactgctgctgggctggcCATGCTGCAGTCCTTCATCACTAAGCGGCTCAAGTCCTTTGGCTCACAGCGGAATGACCCGAACAAGGCAGCTCTCAGCAACCTTTCCCCATGGTTCCACTTTG GCCAGGTATCCACACAGCGAGCCATCCTGGAGGTGCAGAAGCACCGATGTGCCTACAAGGAGTCGGTGGATGCTTTTGTGGAGGAGGCTGTGGTACGGCGGGAGCTGGCAGAGAACTTTTGCTACTACAATGAGAACTACGACAGTGTGCGAG GTGCCTATGACTGGGCACAAAGCACACTGAAGCTCCATGCCAAAGACAAGCGGCCTTTTCTCTACGAGTTGCCCCAACTGGAGCAGGCCACCACACATGACCCACTCTGGAACGCTGCTCAG CTACAAATGGTGCAGGAGGGCAAGATGCATGGCTTCCTGCGGATGTACTGGGCCAAGAAGATCCTGGAATGGACCCGCAGTCCTGAGGAAGCCCTACAGTTTGCCATCTACCTCAATGACCGCTATGAGCTGGATGGGATGGACCCCAACGGCTATGTAG GCTGCCTTTGGTCCATCTGTGGCATCCACGACCAGGGCTGGAAGGAGCGGGATGTCTTCGGGAAGATCCGCTACATGAACTACGCTGGCTGCAAGCGCAAGTTTGACGTGGATCAGTTTGAGAGCCGCTACACCCACTGCAAGTGA
- the LOC104912699 gene encoding mucin-4-like: MLAPLGEELQRAPNAVPALPSAFERENIKEEAATSPQLSSLISAIPAVPLYGYGARENDHEYVQRRVDFNSPLFKPETGFPFGKTLRDSLYFTDNGQIIFPASDRSILTLPNPPARGFTGREGVPMIAVFWDNADFSRGTGTTFYQEFLTLNSEKPPFIRDVEAKVRRYLRSSYSAAWTLKITWEKAPAYGARGDSRRTNTYQAALTTDGFRSYVLILYQDGGMQWDYTQLPATNVLIGYTSGDGYYHNDDLTQGSPAAKYRPDRYRGYNTDLRGLWLYKLESRVGINYRLKCLAWTEWQQEPQAWNQDLPACPCSLQQGQQDRRFRSGRGADCIPAPGWGSARVSMLHSASPNSHGAGVRCLYDGRGQLVEGRQERYWRASRQASPYRDQELKLYDWCCNQAGSARLCARYNEKRPRIGCDGYRAHSAEDFSEDSDSEEQRDEEEE; encoded by the exons ATGCTGGCTCCACTGGGAGAAGAGCTCCAACGTGCCCCTAATGCtgtcccagctctgccttctgcattcgaaagagaaaacataaagGAGGAAGCAGCCACCAGTCCCCAGCTCTCCTCTCTGATTTCAGCAA TCCCAGCGGTGCCCCTCTATGGGTATGGAGCAAGAGAGAATGACCATGAGTATGTGCAAAGGAGAGTGGACTTCAATTCCCCGCTTTTCAAGCCTGAGACTGGATTCCCGTTTGGGAAAACCCTGCGTGATTCTCTCTAC TTCACAGACAACGGGCAGATCATCTTCCCAGCCTCCGACAGAAGCATCCTCACGCTCCCCAACCCGCCTGCCCGCGGATTCACCGGCCGCGAGGGTGTTCCCATGATCGCTGTGTTCTGGGACAATGCTGACTTCTCCAGGGGCACTGGCACCACCTTCTACCAG GAGTTTCTCACCCTGAACTCAGAGAAGCCGCCATTCATCCGTGACGTGGAAGCGAAGGTCCGGCGCTATCTGAGGTCCTCCTACTCTGCAGCTTGGACCCTGAAGATCACCTGGGAGAAGGCACCTGCCTATGGGGCACGTGGTGACAGCCGCAGG ACAAACACATACCAGGCTGCCCTCACCACTGATGGCTTCAGGTCCTATGTCCTTATCCTGTACCAGGATGGAGGAATGCAGTGGGACTACACCCAGCTGCCGGCCACCAACGTGCTGATCGGCTACACCAG TGGGGATGGGTATTACCACAATGATGACCTGACCCAAGGATCTCCAGCTGCAAAATATCGCCCTGACCGCTACAGAGGCTACAATACAG ATCTCCGTGGGCTGTGGCTGTACAAGCTGGAGAGCCGCGTGGGCATCAACTACCGCCTGAAGTGCCTGGCGTGGACAGAGTGGCAGCAGGAGCCGCAGGCATGGAACCAGGACCTGCCTGCCTGCCCCTGCTCCCTACAGCAAGGCCAGCAGGACCGGCGCTTCAGGAGTGGCCGCGGAG CTGATTGCATCCCTGCTCCAGGCTGGGGGTCTGCTCGTGTCTCCATGCTGCACTCCGCTTCGCCCAACTCACACGGTGCTGGTGTCCGCTGCCTGTATGATGGCCGGGGGCAGCTGGTGGAGGGGCGGCAGGAGAGATACTGGAGGGCATCCCGACAGGCGTCCCCGTATCGTG ACCAGGAGCTGAAGCTGTATGATTGGTGCTGCAATCAAGCAGGGAGTGCTCGCCTCTGTGCCCGCTACAACGAGAAGAGACCGCGGATTGGATGCGATGGGTACCGGGCACACAGTGCAG AGGATTTCTCAGAAGACAGCGACTcggaggagcagagag atgaggaggaggagtaA
- the LOC104912665 gene encoding mucin-5AC-like isoform X2, which produces MAAHRAVLSLSLLLSIAMSELALGTTAVGVTVPKPTEPPVSLLSTAATTPPSSPDTEAPTSVMPSTQTNASMLSTVTTWATTTSSSTSTAITQTWADTTTGASAETSTATAPTMPEQSDASAELSTALVGFTTTSTSSTLPPRSTLTPSQTPGSTARTSSDISTVTPQTDAFTHSTATTQMITTTPSPTSTAIATTWAETRPGTSAGTSTALASTINLAAAETTTLPSSTSSPLPHTSVDTTLGTSAISTPSCTNSAPEQSDASTEPFPVLVGFTTTSTSSTAPPRSTLTPSQTLGSTARTSSDISTVTVQTGAFTHSTATTQMTTTTTTPSPLSTVTASTWAEITSAGTSTAPAPTDSSAEPSTALVSTTTSSTLTPSPPLENTTESSPAVSTLTAETSPSSLSTTPGTTAVGVTVPKPTEPPVSLLSTAATTPPSSPDTEAPTSAMPSTTPGTSSAAPTSAHTAATPEPSTTVVDTTTTSITSTVFPRSTPSPSPSLGSTTGTSPDVSTLSTGTPPDTSTALQSPSVTPGASQLFLSMHLITPLDMGNTTVQEWLLAKIHRDLQTAFPHARVLLQWRGEKLI; this is translated from the exons ATGGCCgcacacagagcagtgctgtccctgtccctgctgctgagCATCGCCATGTCCGAGCTGGCGCTGG GGACCACAGCAGTGGGTGTGACAGTGCCAAAACCCACAGAGCCCCCCGTGTCGCTGCTCAGCACCGCAGCCACCACTCCTCCCTCCAGCCCGGACACAGAAGCCCCCACCTCAGTGATGCCCAGCACACAGACAAACGCCTCCATGCTCAGCACTGTGACTACTTGGGCAACCACCACCTCAAGCTCAACCTCCACAGCCATAACACAGACCTGGGCTGACACCACCACTGGTGCATCAGCAGAaaccagcacagccacagctcccaCCATGCCAGAACAGTCAGATGCTTCAGCTGAGCTCTCCACAGCCTTGGTGGGCTTCACAACCACCTCCACCAGCAGCACATTGCCTCCCAGGAGCACTCTCACTCCCAGCCAGACACCGGGGAGCACAGCTAGGACCAGCTCTGATATCTCCACCGTAACTCCACAGACAGATGCCttcacacacagcactgcaacaACCCAGATGATCACCACCACCCCAAGCCCAACTTCCACAGCCATAGCAACCACATGGGCTGAGACCAGGCCTGGCACATCAGCAGGGACTAGCACAGCCCTAGCTTCAACCATTAATTTGGCAGCAGCTGAAACAACTACACTGCCTTCCTCCACCTCCAGCCCTCTGCCCCACACCTCAGTGGACACCACTCTTGGCACAAGTGCCATCAGCACACCCTCATGCACCAACAGTGCCCCAGAACAGTCAGATGCTTCAACTGAGCCCTTCCCAGTCCTGGTGGGCTTCACAACCAcctccaccagcagcacagcgcCTCCCAGGAGCACTCTCACTCCCAGCCAGACACTGGGGAGCACAGCTAGGACCAGCTCTGATATCTCCACCGTAACTGTACAGACAGGTGCCttcacacacagcactgcaacaACCCAGAtgaccaccaccaccaccaccccaaGCCCCCTCTCTACAGTCACAGCATCCACCTGGGCTGAGATCACATCAGCAGGgaccagcacagccccagctcccacAGATTCCTCAGCTGAGCCCTCCACAGCCCTGGTGAgcaccaccaccagcagcaccctCACTCCCAGCCCACCACTGGAGAACAcaactgagagcagccctgctgtgtcCACCCTGACTGCGGAGACATCCCCATCGAGCCTCAGTACCACCCCAG GGACCACAGCAGTGGGTGTGACAGTGCCAAAACCCACAGAGCCCCCCGTGTCGCTGCTCAGCACCGCAGCCACCACTCCTCCCTCCAGCCCGGACACAGAAGCCCCCACCTCAGCGATGCCCAGCACCACCCCAGggaccagcagtgctgcccccacttcagcacacacagctgcaaCACCTGAGCCCTCTACAACCGTGGTagacaccaccaccacctctaTCACCAGTACAGTGTTTCCCAGGAGCACCCCCAGTCCCAGCCCATCCCTGGGGAGCACCACTGGAACCAGCCCTGATGTCTCCACACTGAGCACAGGAACACCTCCAGACACCTCGACGGCACTGCAGAGCCCCAGTGTCACCCCAG GTGCATCTCAGCTCTTCCTCTCCATGCATCTCATCACTCCTCTGGACATGGGGAACACCACAGTGCAGGAGTGGCTCCTGGCCAAG ATCCACAGGGACCTGCAGACTGCCTTCCCACATGCCAGAGTCCTGCTGCAGTGGAGAGGGGAGAAGCTGATCTGA
- the LOC104912665 gene encoding mucin-5AC-like isoform X1, producing MAAHRAVLSLSLLLSIAMSELALGTTAVGVTVPKPTEPPVSLLSTAATTPPSSPDTEAPTSVMPSTQTNASMLSTVTTWATTTSSSTSTAITQTWADTTTGASAETSTATAPTMPEQSDASAELSTALVGFTTTSTSSTLPPRSTLTPSQTPGSTARTSSDISTVTPQTDAFTHSTATTQMITTTPSPTSTAIATTWAETRPGTSAGTSTALASTINLAAAETTTLPSSTSSPLPHTSVDTTLGTSAISTPSCTNSAPEQSDASTEPFPVLVGFTTTSTSSTAPPRSTLTPSQTLGSTARTSSDISTVTVQTGAFTHSTATTQMTTTTTTPSPLSTVTASTWAEITSAGTSTAPAPTDSSAEPSTALVSTTTSSTLTPSPPLENTTESSPAVSTLTAETSPSSLSTTPGTTAVGVTVPKPTEPPVSLLSTAATTPPSSPDTEAPTSAMPSTTPGTSSAAPTSAHTAATPEPSTTVVDTTTTSITSTVFPRSTPSPSPSLGSTTGTSPDVSTLSTGTPPDTSTALQSPSVTPGTEPSPPATTSAQSLNGTTSPSAELPPACPSAPSSTSASQLFLSMHLITPLDMGNTTVQEWLLAKIHRDLQTAFPHARVLLQWRGEKLI from the exons ATGGCCgcacacagagcagtgctgtccctgtccctgctgctgagCATCGCCATGTCCGAGCTGGCGCTGG GGACCACAGCAGTGGGTGTGACAGTGCCAAAACCCACAGAGCCCCCCGTGTCGCTGCTCAGCACCGCAGCCACCACTCCTCCCTCCAGCCCGGACACAGAAGCCCCCACCTCAGTGATGCCCAGCACACAGACAAACGCCTCCATGCTCAGCACTGTGACTACTTGGGCAACCACCACCTCAAGCTCAACCTCCACAGCCATAACACAGACCTGGGCTGACACCACCACTGGTGCATCAGCAGAaaccagcacagccacagctcccaCCATGCCAGAACAGTCAGATGCTTCAGCTGAGCTCTCCACAGCCTTGGTGGGCTTCACAACCACCTCCACCAGCAGCACATTGCCTCCCAGGAGCACTCTCACTCCCAGCCAGACACCGGGGAGCACAGCTAGGACCAGCTCTGATATCTCCACCGTAACTCCACAGACAGATGCCttcacacacagcactgcaacaACCCAGATGATCACCACCACCCCAAGCCCAACTTCCACAGCCATAGCAACCACATGGGCTGAGACCAGGCCTGGCACATCAGCAGGGACTAGCACAGCCCTAGCTTCAACCATTAATTTGGCAGCAGCTGAAACAACTACACTGCCTTCCTCCACCTCCAGCCCTCTGCCCCACACCTCAGTGGACACCACTCTTGGCACAAGTGCCATCAGCACACCCTCATGCACCAACAGTGCCCCAGAACAGTCAGATGCTTCAACTGAGCCCTTCCCAGTCCTGGTGGGCTTCACAACCAcctccaccagcagcacagcgcCTCCCAGGAGCACTCTCACTCCCAGCCAGACACTGGGGAGCACAGCTAGGACCAGCTCTGATATCTCCACCGTAACTGTACAGACAGGTGCCttcacacacagcactgcaacaACCCAGAtgaccaccaccaccaccaccccaaGCCCCCTCTCTACAGTCACAGCATCCACCTGGGCTGAGATCACATCAGCAGGgaccagcacagccccagctcccacAGATTCCTCAGCTGAGCCCTCCACAGCCCTGGTGAgcaccaccaccagcagcaccctCACTCCCAGCCCACCACTGGAGAACAcaactgagagcagccctgctgtgtcCACCCTGACTGCGGAGACATCCCCATCGAGCCTCAGTACCACCCCAG GGACCACAGCAGTGGGTGTGACAGTGCCAAAACCCACAGAGCCCCCCGTGTCGCTGCTCAGCACCGCAGCCACCACTCCTCCCTCCAGCCCGGACACAGAAGCCCCCACCTCAGCGATGCCCAGCACCACCCCAGggaccagcagtgctgcccccacttcagcacacacagctgcaaCACCTGAGCCCTCTACAACCGTGGTagacaccaccaccacctctaTCACCAGTACAGTGTTTCCCAGGAGCACCCCCAGTCCCAGCCCATCCCTGGGGAGCACCACTGGAACCAGCCCTGATGTCTCCACACTGAGCACAGGAACACCTCCAGACACCTCGACGGCACTGCAGAGCCCCAGTGTCACCCCAG GCACGGAGCCCTCCCCCCCTGCCACCACCTCAGCACAGAGCCTGAATGGCACCACCAgcccctctgcagagctgccaccagCCTGCCCCAGTGCTCCGAGCAGTACCA GTGCATCTCAGCTCTTCCTCTCCATGCATCTCATCACTCCTCTGGACATGGGGAACACCACAGTGCAGGAGTGGCTCCTGGCCAAG ATCCACAGGGACCTGCAGACTGCCTTCCCACATGCCAGAGTCCTGCTGCAGTGGAGAGGGGAGAAGCTGATCTGA